The genomic region agctggtgattggtagctactcacatatgcctcttttcattggctcaccagatgttttccaTTAGCAACCATTActgcatttgcaggggttaaaaaagcaatagtgcaataataaaatgctctatcatgttacagcattttatttttgcactttataaTCCCTTTCAGCTGCCTCATTCTGTACCTGACCCACCCATTTGATATTTAGTTTTTTGCACATGCTGTTTGACTGTATTTTTTTTGCTCTCAGGATAATTCTTCCCGTGTCCAGGGAGAGTTGGAAACTGAGTTTCAATCTCTGTACAAGCTATTGGATGAGCTCAAGGAGGGCATGTTAATGAAGATTAAACAGGACCGTGCCAGTCGTACTTATGAATTGCAGGTAGGAATATCACTGCCATTTCTGTGCCTAATCCATTTTCCATTATTTGTCCTTACACAGAACAACCTGTTTATCTCACAGCGTAAAACACAacgcacatgtgtatagccagaatgCACTGCTaggtattgtttttttctttctacccTAGAATCAACTTTCTGCTTGTTCCAAAGCCCTCGAGAGCTCAGAGGAACTTCTGGAGACTGCCAACCAAACCCTGGCAGCATGTGAGACAGATGGCTTCTTCCAGGTGATCAAAGCTGTTGAGGAGGAACATGTTTACTATTGTAGGGGGGTTCAAGGAGACTTTTTACtatccaattaaagggatagtctagtcaaaatcaaagttttattattcagatagagtaggcaactttctaatttactcctattatcaaattttcttctctctcttggtatctttatttgaaaaagcaagactgaaagcttaggagcctgaccatttttggttcaacatctAGGTAGAGCTTGCGGATTggtaccaaaaatgggctggctcctaagcttacattcttgctttttcaaataaagataccaagagaatgaagaaaaattgataataggagtaaattagaaagttgcttaaagtggaatgctctatctgaatcataaacgtttaattttgactagaatatccctttttAAAGTTCTAATGTCCACTGGAATGCAGAACTTTCAAATAGAGTATATAATTGACATAGCTCTTCTCCGTCTTATAATAATCTTGTTGTTATGCTGTTTAATTGTAAACTTCCCTTCTGTTTTCAGTAACTACTTCCCAATCAAAGCATATTTATGGTGTGGAAAAAGTAGGGTATAAGCACATGACTAGAATTTCCATGTGGATTTGTGTGTACATTTCATTCTCAAGGCTGTTTGTTAGGCACACTCTTTGCtttttcatttattgttttttttattgaccaaggaatattacacttaaagggacatgaagcccaattgttttctttcatgattcagacagaacttgtaattttaatcagctttccaatttatttctatattccaatttgcttcattttcttttttttttaggagcagtaatgcagtactgggagctagctgaaaacgtaGGCTGAGCCAAAgacgaggtatatatgtgcagccaccaattagcagcttgctCCTAGTAGTGCAAGGCTCCCCCTGAGCCTacaaaggtatgcttttcaaaaaaggataccaagagaacaaagacaatttatacaaaaagctgtttaaaattgaatgctttatttgaatcgtgaaactttaattttgactttcttgtccGTTTTTAAAGATGGTTTTCGAGAAGGTTAgaatttatggaaaattattttttgAACATTTAGTACTACATATGCTATAATTAAATCCTATCCAATGCCCTAAAAGTAGTTGTGCTTGTTTTTCAGCAATAcggttgaaaaaaaatatatacaggggcGAGTGTTTATTGTATGTGATTCTCATGGGCCTAAGGTGTGGTGGAATATTCCACAGAAATTCCTAAATTTGATATAAATGACCCTGTTTTCCTGGAGGTAGTGCGTGTAATAAACTTTTTCATTAAtgttttcctctttctctctgcctccctctcttGCTTCCAAGGCTGCCAAGCAGATAAAGGATAGGTACAGTAACCTACCCACAACTAACATAGAGTAGGGAAAATGGGAGTTGGGAAGTGAGGGTCCATAACCTACTGTGTTCATCTTGTCTTTCATTTTATCTCATTCCTAATACCCTGCAACCCCACATACATCTACATTTAGTGCCCCCAAGTTGTCTGTCTCCATCTCTTCCACTTAGTCATTAAAGTGAATGGAAAGTTGAATGaacaagtgcccggtttttaaaaatactattaaaaacaggcgcacttttcattaattaaactttacattgcagattttttttaaaaaaaaaatacttatgggttcctccaatcgttgcatggcctcacgagctggatgcTCCAGggtgcatgccatgattggaggaagccggtttcatcattactgaggtaagtacagaggagctgcgggcggggaaTCGTTGTTCTGCGTTTACTAAAGTAAaagataagtatttaaaaaaaaaaaaaacgctgcaatgtaaagtttaatgaatgaaagtgcccctgtttttaataatatttttaaaaaccggcactcattcattcaactttacattcactttaatatcggGACTGCACAGGCATTTCCATTTGCAGTACCCGTCACCCTGTATTTTCCACCGGTTGCTTAGGTgctctctttgttttttttctccttataGTGTGACGATGGCCCCTGCCTTCCGGCTGTCTCTGAAAGCTAAAGTGACAGACAATATGAGCCATTTAATGGTGGATTTTACCCAAGAGAGGCGTGTCCTGCAGAACCTGCGCTTCCTTCCTGGTAATTACAGATCTTCCTTTACTGAAttatccctttttttattttacGCATACAAGTCAGTGAGATTCTATCCCATTGACTAGTATTGCACAAATACGCCCTGTTATGTAGTTTCAACCTAGATATCCTTAacgcaacttttttttttcatggacAAAAATATTTACCATCTttaaatattcctttttttttaatatgaatgatAGACATTTACAGTTCAACATCCCTTTAATTTGTCCTTTATCACACCAGCTAGTGTGTTGTAACTTCACAAATCAAACCTTTGTATATAGTACACCCTATTGTCAAACTGCCATCCATATACTCCTCATATCCCCAATCCTTCAAATGCTATGCACCCCAAGTTTCAccagtatatattgtgttttttttccccgtatTTTAAACTTTCCCTTTTTTGGCAGTTCCTAGTACACCTGAGATTGTCAACTCAGAGTGTCTGGTAGCAGATAACTGTGTATCTCTGGTCTGGAGGATGCCTGAGGGAGAAGAAAATGGAATCCAGCATTATATCCTTGAACATCGGAAAACTAATTTCCCCGGTCCCCCTCGTCCAAAAGAGGATCAGCCATGGATGGTGGTCGAGGGCATACAAGGAACAGAGTACACACTTGCTGGTGAGATTGGATAatataaaagttattttgaggAAACGTTGAAGGAGGAgaaaataagaaagaaatccaAATGAGAAGTAAGCAAGATGGGTGAATGAAAAGACCATAATAGTAGAACAAATTTGTGTGAAATCTTCACTTGGTAAACATGAGATGCTGTTGTTGAAAGTAAGAGGAGGCGGCAATTTTGTGTCCCTTAGGTAGAACAGAAGCTAAATTATTACTTAGCGTTGAGTAGGATAGAAGAGATTATGGTGGTGGTGGGATAAGAGTGAAAAGATGAGACAAcggagaagaaaaaaaacaggaagACAAATAGTAAGAAAAGAGCaagagacatggaagtcaaaacttatagggacatggaacccaatttttttgttgttgtgattttaaacaactttccaatttacttctaaaatctaagttgttttgttttcttggtatcctttgttgaaaaagatacataggtaggctaaggagctgctgattggtggctgcacatatatgcttcatgttattgagTCATTGAGTGCGTTAACTAGCTCcaggtagtgcattgcttcttcaacaaaggataccaagagaatgaagcaacttttataatagaagtaaattggaaagttgtttaaaatgtctctatctgaatcaagaaagaaaaatgttgggtttcacgtccctttaaaattcTGACAGAAGAtacaaatagaattaaaaaaaatgtccaatGTACTTTTCTCACTAAATTTACctctttcttttgttatcctttgttgaaactacaggcagtccccaggttacgaacaagataggtttgttcttaagttgagtTTGTATGTTatttggaacaggcacttttttaggtgaaactttagccaaatatttgtttagtttttgatagcatagggaaaagtttgttttgctatctctgcccctgttcagaaaattacacatcactttctgtccttgtgacaattggattttgaatattttgggttatcctggaaagaaggattggcgataaagctctattttgtccgtttgtaagtacgagttgtacttaagtcggatgtctgtaacccaggGACTGCCTGTAGTTCCTATCCATGAGAGTATACTCAGGTAGGCTTAGGAAAGTGAATATGTTTTGAGCGCTAAATGGCAGCGCTTGCCACATTGTTTCTAAGAAAGTTATAGTGCTTAATTCATGTACGTGCTCCAGATCCTACCTCAGTTTGCTGTCATGGAAAGCTTTTACTTAGTTTATATTAGCTATAATTCACTCTTTGGTATATTATTGCAGCTTATGACTTAGGACCTACAATAAATAATCTTTAGTGATTTTAGTTCCTTTTGTCCTTTTAAGCTTTGGATAGAGAAGTACTATAATCTATGCTCCCTAGGTGTGCCCAGAATAAAGAACTTCCAGCGAGGTTGGTTAAAGTGCCAGTACAGTGataaaaggacatgctctaattcattagagcgtgtaattttaccATTAGCGATGCTGCAACTCTATGCTTAAACCCCATAAATCGGGATCTACAGAACACTGCGAAAGCTGCCACTGATCTCGTTGGCAGCGTTAGTCACACAACACAGCGGATCTCGATCAGTAGTTTAACTTTAAACACAGAGTTGCTCCATCACAAGTAATACAATTGAACACGCTCTAATGAATCAGAGCATCTCATTTTatcactaaaatgtccctttaaaacacaaacagtgttttttgtttaaatcatAATTGCACGTGACGTTTATTTAGATGTACTTTCCTTATGATGCACGAACTTGCACAGATAAAATATTTGTGTAATCAAGTTGCCAAAATTAGAGGGAATATTTCCATTAAttctatattccccccccccccccacaggacAGCGATTtgacatgaagtatatgaactttAGAGTCAAGGCCTGTAACAAAGCCGTGAGCGGAGACTTCTCTGAGCCTGTCACATTGGAAACGCCAGGTACGTTTGAGTTTAGTTTTTTATCTTTAAACATTATACACAGTTGCTGTTTAATGTTTAGTCAGGCCTGAATGGTAGTGTATACTttgctttctctccttttttttgtcaCCCCTAAATTGTGACTCTGTTGTATTACacttaattttatattatttacttTTTTCCTCTCTAGCCTTCTGGTTCCGTTTAGATTCTTTAAGTTCTCATCAAAATTTGCGTGTAGAAGATGGGAGTGTGGAGTGGGATGCGTTGGGCGGTAAGACGCAAGAAGGAAAGATCAAAGAAAAAGAAGGCAGAGGGAGGGGGGCATCTCCCTGCAACTCTCCTGCAAGGTACCAAAATGTCATCACCCCACATACGGGATGTTAATACAATCACTGGGGGTGCCAGATAGGGATAGAACCATTGTGTGTTAGATGATTTTGGGGTGGCAAGTTTGGCTGCCCGAGTGAAATTGTTTTTCCCTTCTGCATGTATATTAACTATTATGGTAACTTCCTGAACTCCTAAACTGGCCTCATTCATCTCCTTACAGATGTGCTCAGTCCCCAAAAAGAACTCCTACGGCACGAGGAGGCAGAGATCGATTCACTGCTGAATCTTATACTGTACTTGGTGAGTCTGGAACTGATTTTTGTGAACTTCGGATGACATTTTATTTGTTGTTACATTTAGTCTAACTCTTGTcatattttatttccccatatttTCTGTAACCAGGCGACATTTTGATAGATGGGGGAGAGTGTTATTGGGAAGTGCGATATGACAAAGACAGTAAGGCATTTGCAGTAGGGGTTACGTACCGAAACCTTGGCAAATTTGACCAGTTGGGGAAGACGTCAGCCTCGTGGTGCCTTCACCTTAATAACTGGCTGCAAGTGGCATTCACTGCCAAACATGGGAACAAGGCCAGGACCCTAGATATTGTTGTACCAGACAGGATTGGTGTATACTGTAACTACGAAGAAGGTAAGACAAACCACTGGGAGATAGGTAATGCAGAATGAGATTGACAGTAACTTGATATATAAAAGGAAGAGAGAACATTGAATCTCTATGGAAACAAGACATGTCCTACATCTGATAATTATTTATCATGTAGTAGACTGTAATGAATATTCTTGATTTCTCTATCCTACTCGTGCTTAGTTGGGGCTGAACGACTGGAAGTTTGAGACTTAAGGCCTGATGATTAAAACTTTGCCGGCATGTAGAGAAATCACAcacaatctttgggggctttttttaaacGCATTAAATTGCAATGTATGTGTTTCTCCTTCACAACCAGAACCCTATATAGCTAGATAAGTAACTCTCCGGCTAAAatatgcctttctaaaattatttgagggacctcgcggaactgacgagatgtcttagattatctcgccagagtggagagttttagatcatcgggCTCTTAGCGTATATAGTCTAGAAGTTTGCCTAACCTAGTGATAGATCAAACATGTATTTCCTTTGTAGGTGTCTTGTCTTTTTACAACGCCATCAATAAACAGATGCTTCATACATTTCGGACAAAGTTTACACAGCCTCTTCTTCCAGCTTTTATGGTAGGAAACTGCTTTGCGAAAGAGTATGCAAAAAACATTTATTAGGATAAATCTAGTGCATGTGTTGGggaaagaacaattttttttttcttctttcatataAGAGGGTTTATTTGAATTTTGTATACATTTAAATGCACAAAGCAAAAACAGCCACACATAAAATTGTGAGGCTCAGAAACAGAGATACATTGATAAAGGCAATGGTTTAATATGACCGTTTTTGTCCCCTCTAGGTATGGTGTGGAAATTTCTCTGTCTATACCGGTCTCCAAGTCCCAAGTTGTGTTCGAAGTCTTCAGAAACGCAACAGCTCTACAAGCAGCTCCACTGCAAGTCTCACTTGAACCACAACTTCTGAAGTCCCTGCTCCAAAATGCTCCATTTTAGAACACGACTAATAGCTTCACTTGAACCCCTCCTTCCCATCAGCCACCTGCTGTGCCAGTATTAACCCTTTCTAACCAGAGACTTGAATGTAAGAGACTCTGAGGTGTGATTGTATATCTGGGTTTCTCCAGCAGGTCTTCCTCCTTCATCCCAGTCTGTGCCTTGCCTACAAAGGAAGGGTGgataaaatctttttttctttttttttttgtgtgggcagGTCCTGCTTATTCTCCAGCTTTTGGCCTTAAAATAAACGAGATTTAAAACGTCTCTCTTCACTGTCCTTATACATGAGTATAAACGTATATTGGTCCGTACCCACTAACAAAGCACActgtatactatttttttttttctcttctgtagTGGATTTAAACTCTTCACCTCATCCTATGTCCAGCACTTTTATAGCTCTCGGTAGCATGTACAGTGTTCCACATTTTAGGGACGCTGGTTACTGTTTAGTTAGTAGACAGTGCGAGAATCTCAGGTCCATGATGGCTTTATTGAAAAAAAGAGGAATGGGTCAGTCCATCTTTCTGCTGTAAGTCAAATGACGGCCTCATTCAATCTGTGCTCTTCTCAGCCTCAGTTTCGTTTTCAACTCTTCCTCTAGGCTTACAGCTAAGGAAAAGAGATGAGATGGTAAATGG from Bombina bombina isolate aBomBom1 chromosome 2, aBomBom1.pri, whole genome shotgun sequence harbors:
- the FSD1 gene encoding fibronectin type III and SPRY domain-containing protein 1 isoform X1, which produces MNCRINFLLVPKPSRAQRNFWRLPTKPWQHVRQMASSSVTMAPAFRLSLKAKVTDNMSHLMVDFTQERRVLQNLRFLPVPSTPEIVNSECLVADNCVSLVWRMPEGEENGIQHYILEHRKTNFPGPPRPKEDQPWMVVEGIQGTEYTLAGQRFDMKYMNFRVKACNKAVSGDFSEPVTLETPAFWFRLDSLSSHQNLRVEDGSVEWDALGGKTQEGKIKEKEGRGRGASPCNSPARCAQSPKRTPTARGGRDRFTAESYTVLGDILIDGGECYWEVRYDKDSKAFAVGVTYRNLGKFDQLGKTSASWCLHLNNWLQVAFTAKHGNKARTLDIVVPDRIGVYCNYEEGVLSFYNAINKQMLHTFRTKFTQPLLPAFMVWCGNFSVYTGLQVPSCVRSLQKRNSSTSSSTASLT
- the FSD1 gene encoding fibronectin type III and SPRY domain-containing protein 1 isoform X2, encoding MNSMGEQKDELRKIITTLALKNEEIQNFIYSLKQMLENVEDNSSRVQGELETEFQSLYKLLDELKEGMLMKIKQDRASRTYELQNQLSACSKALESSEELLETANQTLAACETDGFFQAAKQIKDSVTMAPAFRLSLKAKVTDNMSHLMVDFTQERRVLQNLRFLPVPSTPEIVNSECLVADNCVSLVWRMPEGEENGIQHYILEHRKTNFPGPPRPKEDQPWMVVEGIQGTEYTLAGQRFDMKYMNFRVKACNKAVSGDFSEPVTLETPAFWFRLDSLSSHQNLRVEDGSVEWDALGGKTQEGKIKEKEGRGRGASPCNSPARCAQSPKRTPTARGGRDRFTAESYTVLGDILIDGGECYWEVRYDKDSKAFAVGVTYRNLGKFDQLGKTSASWCLHLNNWLQVAFTAKHGNKARTLDIVVPDRIGVYCNYEEGVLSFYNAINKQMLHTFRTKFTQPLLPAFMVWCGNFSVYTGLQVPSCVRSLQKRNSSTSSSTASLT